The sequence AGATCGGGTAGAAGTGAAGTCCAATGGCGTTGGAGGAAGGAACAACGGCACCGGAGATGATGTTGTTTCCATAGAGTAAGGAACCGGCGACGGGTTCACGAATGCCGTCGATGTCTACCGGAGGGGCGGCGACGAAGGCGATGATAAAGCAGGTGGTGGCGGTCAAGAGGGTGGGGATCATGAGCACGCCGAACCAACCTACATAGAGGCGGTTTTCGGTACTGGTGACCCACTGGCAAAACCGTTCCCAGAGATTCTGGCTTTGTTGTTGCTGTAAGGTGGTTGTCATAGTTTTATGATTGCTTTGAACACTACAATGTGCTTCAAGAGGGATAGCAGTTAACTAACTGCTGATTAATAATATAAACAATAGATTGCGTTTTGTAAAGAGTACTCACAAAAATTTAAGTCTCACGATAGAGAACCTAGCGACCATGACTACGGGGTGCCACCTCTGAGGGATCTGGTTGATTAGATTGGGGAGTCCCGACGCGGGAGCGCTGTCCTTGTTGGTTGGCGTAAGGAAGGTTTTCCTCGTTAGCGAGAGCGGCTAAGTTATTGTCTAAAACAGACTGGGGTTGCTCTCCAATCACTGACGCGATCGCGCTGCCTTCTCTGGAAATAAAAGCAAAGTGAGGAATGCTATCGACGTTGTATTGCAGCATTTCTGGCAGCCATTTATCGTTATCCACATTCAACATGACAAAGTTGATGCGGTCGTTATACTTTTGTTTGAGTTCTCCAATCTCTTTCGCCATTGCTTGACAGCTGGTACACCAATTGGCGTAAAACTCCAAAAACGTAGGTTTCTTGTTACTCAGAGCCACTTCTAGAGGGGTTGCGTCTTGCGCTTGACTTTCTAGAGAAAAGGAAGGGCTATCGGTTTGTAAGCCCAAGAATAGGGTCAAACTAATAGCAATAGCACCGAAAGCAATTACAATATTCCGAATGCGAGTGCTGAAAGTTGTTATTTCCGACTGCTCGTTTGCCATTTTAAGCTTGATTTACATTTATTTACGTTTTCCTTTGTTTATTTAAAGTAACAGTTTCTGCGCAGAATTCTTTTTAGGCAACGGCCATACATCTGATTGGAATCGAATCGGGGCAATTGGTGTGGTGGATGTCGCCTAAAGCAAAGAATAAATCAAGACGACAATCAGAGTTTGGAGTGATACGTTGACAGGTAAAGGACGAGCCGATAACCAGGATCAGTAACAATGAAAAAACGAGTGACCTTAACTTTCCCGAAAAATCGGGTGCCGATGCCGGTAACTTATCGTTTAGCCAAAGACTTTAATGTTGCCAGCAATATTATCCGTGCTCAAGTGGCTCCGAATCGCACCAGTAAATTAGTTGTGGAGCTATTGGGCGATATCGATGAAATTGAAGCTGCGATCGAGTGGATGGGGTTGCAGAATATTACGG is a genomic window of Cyanobacteria bacterium GSL.Bin1 containing:
- a CDS encoding photosystem II q(b) protein; its protein translation is MTTTLQQQQSQNLWERFCQWVTSTENRLYVGWFGVLMIPTLLTATTCFIIAFVAAPPVDIDGIREPVAGSLLYGNNIISGAVVPSSNAIGLHFYPI
- a CDS encoding thioredoxin fold domain-containing protein; the protein is MANEQSEITTFSTRIRNIVIAFGAIAISLTLFLGLQTDSPSFSLESQAQDATPLEVALSNKKPTFLEFYANWCTSCQAMAKEIGELKQKYNDRINFVMLNVDNDKWLPEMLQYNVDSIPHFAFISREGSAIASVIGEQPQSVLDNNLAALANEENLPYANQQGQRSRVGTPQSNQPDPSEVAPRSHGR
- a CDS encoding 4Fe-4S dicluster domain-containing protein gives rise to the protein MKKRVTLTFPKNRVPMPVTYRLAKDFNVASNIIRAQVAPNRTSKLVVELLGDIDEIEAAIEWMGLQNITVSLASREIVIDEESCVDCGLCTGVCPTQALTLDPETFKLNFTRSRCVVCEQCIPTCPVQAISTNF